One Heyndrickxia oleronia genomic window, AAATATATGTAAACCATGCACTTTAGAGATGTGAAGAAACAAGTAGAACTATGTCGAAATTATTAAAAAAATATCGAGGGATATATTGCATTTTTTATATAATGATAGTATGATTAATTCCATTGATATATTGCATATGCGGGTAATGAATTTTTAGATAAATTTGAATATTTACTTCTTAGGGGGAACTGGTCATATGGACAATAAACTTTCATTTTCAAATTATTTTATAGTAGGAGTTATGCTATTTGCTTTGTTTTTTGGAGCAGGAAATTTAATCTTTCCTGCACAACTTGGACAAAATGCAGGAACGAATCTATGGCCATCAGTAATAGGCTTTCTAATAACAGGTGTGGGTCTACCTTTTCTTGGAATTCTAGTGATGGGGATATCAGGTAGCCGTGACCTACGTGAGTTATCAAGTAGAATTCACCCTATTTATGGAACAGTATTTACTTCACTATTGTATTTAACAATTGGACCCTTTTTTGCAGCACCCCGTACAGGAGCTGTTGCTTATGATATTGGTATTGCACCGTTTTTTGAACATGGTAATGGACATATCGGGTTATTTATTTTTACATTGTTGTTTTTTGCTATTACTCTATGGTTTTCATTGAATCCAGCTAAATTGGTTGATCGAGTGGGGAAAATCTTATCTCCTGGAATCATTATTTTATTATTTATTTTACTAGTAATGGCTATTGTGAAACCGATGGGTTCTATTGAAGCTCCACAGGAAGCGTATCAAAATGGTGCGTTTATGAAAGGTTTTACAGAGGGATATAACACGATGGATGCATTAGCTTCACTTGTATTTGGTATTATCGTTATCAATTCCATCCGTGCACTTGGAGTAAAAACGACACGAGGAGTACTGGGAGCTACTGTTAAATCCGGAACGGTTGCAATTGTTTTTCTTGGAGTTATCTATGTAGGGATTGCCTATCTAGGTGCAACTAGTACAGAAAGATTTGGTCTTTTTGATACAGGGGGTCCTGTTTTAGGTAGTGCAGCTTCGCATTATTTTGGAATGACTGGAACCGTGATGTTATCTGTTGTAATCTTACTTGCCTGTCTAACGACAAGTATTGGATTAATGACAGCCTGTGGAGAGTATTTCCATACATTATTTCCGAAAGTAAGCTATAAACTATTTGTCACTTTGTTTACTACAGCGACATTTATCATCGCAAATTTTGGACTAGCTAATATTATTAACTATTCAATTCCTGTATTAATGTTTCTCTATCCACTTGCGATTGTTTTAATGCTTCTAACTTTCTTGTCACCATTGTTTAATCATTCAAGATTGGTTTATATTGCAGCAACAGTTGTTACTTTTTTAATTAGTATCATTGACGGTTTAAAAACTTTTTTTAAATTATTCAAAATGGACTATTTTGGATGGGTATCAGGCATAATTAAAGTGTATGAACATTATTTACCTTTTTATCATGAAGGCCTAGGATGGTTACTGCCAGTACTGATTGTTATCTTAATTACGGGGGTTATTGCTCGCTTCATGCAATACTCTGAAGTTCATGCGTAAAAGGATAACAGGCACCGAATGTAAATCATAAATTCTTTAAAAGATCGCGATTAAAAAAGTCAGTTCCGACTGTAATAATGGAACTGGCTTTTTATTTGTAATATTTTAGAAAAATAATGTTGGCAATTTAGACATGATCTTTGAATAAGTCTGCTTTCATAAGTATCCTACTTGAATAAAATCTCTACTTCTGGCATTTGCACCTAATAAAGGCCCCAATGGTTTTGATGGAGTTTACAGCTCTTTTCTTTGTGAAAGGCCCTTTTCTCAAACATTGTTGCTATTTAAGTAAAGTTATAACTATTAAATATCGACTGAGGATCGCTACAAGCATCAATTTACTGAGAAAGAGCTGCAATCTCCATTAGAACCGCTAGAATCCTTTATTGGGAGTAAAAGCCGGCAGTTGGGCTTTTACAAAAGCAACAAACTATAAGAAAACAGCCTAGTGAAATGTGCCTTGAACTAAAAGAAATGTTAATGGTTGAGATACATAAAGTAGTAATGAAAACGTGAGTTTATTTCATATGATTAATAATGATAGAATTGGATAAAAGGCATATAAGTTTCAATTGGCAGAATAATAGTTTTCCAATGGAGAGGTGAGGCTATCTATCGTTTGTTTATTTTGATTACTTAATTATCAGCAAAATAAATAAGTGAAAGGGAGTATAACATGCTTGAAATTAGAAAGGGAACAGTTGAGGATCTATCGATTATCCGACAATTAGGGATTGACACTTATTATGCACACTTCAAGGATAATTGGGAAAATAAAAAGGAAATAAATAAATTTTTAGAAAAAGACTTTTCTAAAGAATCGTTAGAAAAAAGCCTAAAGATGCATAATATAGTCTGGTTGATTGCTTATATTGAAAATGAGGCAATTGGCTTTGCAAAAGTGAATTTTGATAGGAAACTACCTAATAACGAAACTAGAGGAGCCGAGTTGCAAAAAATATATTTTCTCCCGAGTTCTACAGGCAAGGGTTATGGAGATATACTCTTAAATGAAGCGATTAAATTGTCAATACATAATAATCAGGGACTACTTTGGTTAGAAGTATTAAAAACTAATCATCAAGCTAAGGCATTCTACGAAAAGAAAGGATTTAACGTGAAAACTGAGACGATCTTAAAAGGCGTAAATGGAGATATGAGTTTGTGGGTAATGATAAAGGATCTTTCAAATGACTGACTAGTGGTCAGGCAATCTATTTATGGATACAGATAAAGCCGGTTTCTAACAATAGGACCGGCTTTTACATATTTAGTTCTTTTTCACTGACTTGAATTCTTCAATAGCACGCAACCAATTTTGTCGCATAATATTAGAAACTGCCACTTCGTTCCCATCTTTCATTAATTGTATAATGGTGTCGTGCTCTTTAATTGATTGTTCAGTTAGAATAATGGATTGATGGAAGAATAATCTTCTTACATGTGCTTGAAGATAAGCAACCATATTATCAATATATGAATTATTTGCTGCATCTACAATAATTTGATGGAATTCTTCATCAATTTTCAATGCTTGGAAGTCATTATCCGAATGAATGGCATCCGCGAATCTTTTATTTGTTTGTTCCAATTTATTCGTAATTTCGTCCGTTAGATTGGAAATGGCAAGTTCAGCAGATAATGCTTGTAAAGCAGCTAATGGAGGAAGTAGCTCCTTAATCGATTCTTTTTCTACTTCCGTTACCTGTGTCCCTTTACTCGGATACATAACTACAAATCCTTGTGCTTCAAGCAATTGAAGGGATTCACGGATGGGTGTTCTGCTGACTCCTAATGCTTCTGCAAGCTCGGAGTCATTGAGCTTTTCCCCTGGCTTTAGTGTTCCATCGATAATCCATTGTTGTATTTGATTGAATGCGCTTTCTTTTGCGGATGTGCGAACTGGTTTTGAATGATCAGTAGGTATTGGCATATAACTTACCTCCCTAGAAATTTGTCTGTTTTCTATACTATTAGTATACCTTAAAACGAAAAGGATTGATATATGATATATTGCTACAATTAGATTAATGTATTTCAGATAATGAACCCGATAATAGAAACGAATTGAAAGATGCTAAGCATCTGACAGGTATAGGACAATTAATTTTGAGAGATGATATGGTTATTTATAGGGAATAGAGAGGATTGCTACATATGGACAAACTATTGATATGGGCATTATTTATTCTACCATGGCTATCTTTAATTTTTATGAACAATTCATCAATTCGGAGATATATGCCTGTTGCTTTTTTAGCTACTATCATAAATACAATTATAGCTCAAATTGCTTGGTTTCATCATTGGTGGAAGTTTAATGAAAGTCTGTTTTATTGGGATAAGATTGCTCCACTTTTTACAGTATATGGTGTTTTTCTCATTGGGACCATGTGGATATTTTATTTTACCTTTAATAAATTTTGGATCTATATGCTTGTAAACGCTGTAATAGATTTTTTTTATGGCTTTATTTTTTCAAGAATATTAAATATGCGAGAAATTAGAGAAGATGGGGAAATTTCCTCTTTATTAAATTTTTTATTAATGATGTTTATCGCTGTTATTCTGTATCTTTATCAGTTATGGCAGGACAAGAAACAATAATATAGTAGAATTGCTCGAATTTGTTATGAGTTGCTCGATTTAGTATAAAAAAGGGAAGGGAATTCTACCATTCATCAAGATTGTTACCTTAATCTCTCCTCTTTTTAAGCTCTAGTCTTTTCTAAAGAAAGCTTACAAGTGTCGATGAAATTAGATACAAGGAGGCTTTTCTTTTCATTTTTCCTAGTACAAATCGCAATTTTATTTTTTACACAGATGTCTTGAACAAATACACGAGCAAGTTGATGATTCTCCACATACTCACGGACAACAAGAGAAGAGATAAAGTTTGCCCCATAACCTGCCATAACCGAATGAATGGTTTCATTTAAACCATTAAACTGAAGTGCAATCTTTGGTGGCTCTACTTGAAAGGTTTGACAAAGGGAAAAAAGCCTTTCTCGAGTAGAGCTTCCTTCCTCACGCATAATGAATGGCTCCTTCACCATTTCCTGTAAGCTGATGCACTGATTGGCAAGTGGGTGTGTAGGAGAGACTACAAACCAAAGTTCATCTTCTAATAATTCTTCCCACTCAATTTCATCTGGTCTTTCTGAAACTCCCCCACCGTAGATTGCGATATCCGCTTTAAATTGTTTGAGTTGATCAAATGCACCTTGTGAATTAGTAGTATGGATGAATAAATTGATTTCCTCGTTGTGAGCCTTAAATGTAGCGGCCCATTTTGGAATTAAAAAATTTGCAGGCAAGTAAGTTGCAGCAATATGGATGCTTCCTGCCTTCCCATGACGATGATTGTCAATGAAGCCTTCAATCCTTTTCTCAAAGGCAAAAAAGTTCTGTGCCTTTTCTGCTAACTCTTTACCGAATTCTGTTAATAATACTCCCCTCCCATGAGGCTTGAATAAGATTATTCCAATCTCTTGCTCGAATTTCTTTATTTGACTAGAAACGGCGGGCTGACTAATTCGCATCAATTCAGCTGCTTTAGTAAAGCTTCCTGTTGTGGCAACATGGTGAAATAAGCGAAGGCCATGTATATTCATTTTTTTCTCCATTCATAACTTGAATTTATATAACGGTTAAAAAGATATATTATTTTTATCGTTTATACTATCATACACTATTAGTGAAGACACAAGTTGAAGAAATGAGGGATTTAAGAATGGGAGCAAATGAAAGCTGGAACAAAGTCGATGAATATTTTATAGGAAAATTAAAATTATCTGATCCTATACTTGATCATGTTTTGCGAACAAATAGAGAGTCCGGAATCCCAGAAATTGATGTATCTCCGTCACAAGGGAAGTTTCTTTATTTAATAGCTAAAATGAAGGGGGTAAGAAACATTTTAGAAATTGGAACACTTGGTGGATATAGTAGTATTTGGTTTGCAAGGGCATTACCTGAGTCTGGAAAAGTCTATACATTGGAGGTGAATCCAGAATTTGCAAAAATAGCTAATCAAAATATTCAATATGCTGGTTACGAGCATAAGGTAGAAGTGATTGTGGGAGATGCCCTAGATAGCTTACCTAAATTAAAAGAAAGAGGAGTTGCCCCTTTTGATCTTATCTTTATTGATGCTGATAAAACCAATAACCCCTATTACCTAAAATGGGCGATGAGTATGTCAAAGTCTGGAACACTAATTATTGCGGACAATGTCGTGAGAGATGGTGAAGTGACTAATGAAATAAGTAGTGATGAGAGAATCCATGGTATCAGACAATTTATGGATTTGCTTGCTAATGAAAATAGAATTGAATGTACTTCTATTCAAACGGTCGGATCAAAGGGGTATGATGGATTTTTAATGGGATTGGTCAAATAGTTCATAAATAAATTGGGGAGCCATAGGGAGGTAGCAGAACATATATAAATTTTTTTACTGTTACCTCCCTTGCATCTAATATAGGAATAATATTCAATGTAATGATTGGATATTGTCGTTTAACTTAATCAATTTTTGTTAAATCCAGATGATGATTTAGAAAGTTCTTTTCTATCAGTTGCAGTAAATGGTTCTTCAAACCAACCATGTTCAATCATGATATTCAATCCATCATTATTATACTTTCCAATGACAGGAATGAGCTTCATAATTTCTGCGGCTAAATCATGTCGCATCATTTGAGAAAGAGCTGTTCCCATATTAGTGAGTGCTATGTTTCCAGCCAACGAAGCGTGATACATCATTAGTTTGTCAGAAAAAGGTGAAGTAGTTGAATCTGTTACATGATCATCCATTAGCTTAGGAGAGGGCAGGTTTTGCTTGAGTAAATGATCAGCAAAACTCTTAATTTGATTATTTGCAAGGTCTGCTCCATCTCGGAAGTATTTACGGATCTTCTCTGAGGAAGCAACCTGGCTGAATCCTAACATTAATGATTTTCCTAATATATTGGTATTAATGTTGTAGTGCAAGTGCTTAATTTCATTAGATGAAAGCGGACGGTCTCTACCTGTTAGGAGAGAAATAAATGATTTTTTCTCTACGAAATCTACTTTGTTTGGATAAGGGATCGTTGGAGAACTTATATCCATTCCTTTTGACAGTAATAAATGTATCCCTCGCTCATAGGTTTCTATAGAATCATTTAATGAGCTTCTAAAATAATTGATAATGTCTTGACGAGTAGCATTTGAAAAAGCACTTCCATAAAGTAATAGTGAGGCACTGGCCATTTGAGTAATATAAAAGACCATGAAGAGATCACCGATGAGACGAGGAGCATCCTTACGAATATCCTGTTCCCCAAAACCAACAGGTACAGGTATGTTTTCCGTTTTAAAAATATTGCCTATCTCCTGCACATGTCTTCTTGATAGTGCTTAGGCAAACTCGACATAATCTTTAACCTCTTCATCATGCACTACTTGAAGATAATGCTCAAAGACACAACTGAACATAGAGTCTCCCATAAAATTACTAAACAGATCAGCTAGTTCAGCAGATGTTAGCTGTTTATTTGGCTGATGTTCTTCAATTTCTTCTTTTAAAATAGAGTCTTTCTTCATTTTGTACCTCCGTCTTTACTTTAGTACATATATTGTGTGTATAAAAATGCAAAAATATTAGGGATAATTTCTTGAGTGCTGATTAGATAATGATGTTATATTGAACGATTAGTACATTTAATTTAAAGGAAAATCTTTTTCTTTGCCGAATTTCTAAAGGTACTTGGAGATATGTATTTAAAGTATAGATATATTTAAGGGATATCTCTCTTCTTTTATTTCTATAAAAAAGCCAAAGAAATATATTTAAAAAGGAATGATTCTATTGGTAGATTTAACTCATTCTCAACTGAAAGCTATCCAGCATATTACTAATTATGCTAAAAATCATAAAGAGGAAGCTAGAGCTATTATTAATCACGTACTTAAAATGTCAAATATCTCAGATCAAGTATTTGAAATGGCTGTTGATCAGTTAAAGGCACAAGCTAAAATTGCGGTGCATTTTCATCCTGATCGACCAGATTCAACGATGAAACTGATTGCTGAATCACTTCTTGAGCAGGGGAAATACAAAAGTCAATTTGAAACAGGTTTATCAAATGGTAGTGTCACGGCATATCCTGGTGGTGAACGAGATTGTTGGGAAGAGGAAGTCTTCGGAGGAGCCTATCATTTGGAAAACTCGCCCAATAATCAAAGACCCAAATATGGAGCGCTAAATGTGATGTTACATCCGGACGGACCAGCCCCACGTTTTGGATCATGCTATTTTTTACTCTCACCGGGAGTCTCCCAACGATCCACATATACATACTTGGATTCACATCAGAACCCTAAGGAAAAGGGAACATATGAAGAATTTGATATGATTTTGGCAGGACTGATGGAAGAAACATTTACGAGAGAATTTGCTATCGGTGAAAGAAACTTAACGCCTCCTAGATTAATCAATCATTTGCTTTCTAATTTTGAAAATGGTGTTATCAATCTATCACAAAAAGAGGCAAGCCGTAATCTTAATCATTATATTGAGGCACAGATACATGGGGATATATCCTTAAAGGAAGACGTTGAAATGCTCGTAGTTGATCCTTCCTATCAAGATACTCCAATAGGTGAAATTTTAAAAACATTATGCTCTAAGTATTCCATCGTTTTAAAATGGCACATGGGTTTTGAACTATTGGTTGATGAAGTTCCGATAGATTTTAGAGGTTCGTCGATGCCATCATTAGCAAAACGGATTGCAAAAGATCGTTATATTAATGCCAGTACAATAGGAGCTGCTGTAATGGACTTAAAGTGTAATCCGGAATCTTGGAGTGAACGTGGTACGATGGCTGATGTTCTTCAAGAATTAAAACTGCTTTGGCATGTGTTGGTTCGTTATGGACATCCAAGAAAGGAACGCAGTAAAGGTAAGATTAATGGAGTAGCCTCGGGAGAAATTTACTAAGAAAAATTGGATTTTTCTAGAATGAGTAAATGATATTCTTTCTGTTTTCAACCAAGCATGAGTATTTTACTAAATACTATAATCCATTATAGTAATATAAAGTTTATGATGAATAGTTTATAAACAAAGAAGGCGTTTCTTGTAATAAGAAAAGACGCCTTCTTTTTCGATCAGAATGATTTGAAGTATTTTATGGTAAACTTAAATAAGATAGAATGTTGGAAATGAGGAATAATATGAACACAAACAAAAAGCACAAATCAAAAAAACTAAGACTATTTTTACGGGGATTGATCATCATTATTGGGGGATTTATTGCGGCATATGGGCTAGAAACAGTATTAATCCCCAATAGTGTATCTGATGGAGGAGTAACGGGTCTTAGTATCGTTGCATCCAAGCTATTTGGATTACCATTAGGAATTTTAATTGCGATTATTAATATCCCATTTATTTGGTTAGGATATCAACAAATCGGTAAAAGCTTTGCCGTTTATTCGATAATCGGAATTGCTTCATTAGCAGTTGGTACAAGCCTTATGCACCATATCCCAGCAATTATTGAAGGGGATACCTTGTTAGTTACTGTAGTAGGAGGTATCATCCTCGGATTGGGGATGGGGTTAGCATTGCGTAATGGTGGCGCATTAGATGGTATTGATATGTTAGCCGTGTTACTTTCACGAAAATTACCATTCGGGACAAGTGACTTCATTCTTTTCTTAAACATGTTTGTATTTATTTTTGTTTCAACTGTATTTGGACTTCAAGGGGCAATTCTTTCAGCTATTGCTTACTTTATTGCTTCTAAAGTGATTCACATTGTTGAGGTTGGTTTAAGCGGATCGAAAACATTTAAAATTATTACGACTCAACCTGAATTAATGGTGGAAACAATACGTGATCGCTTAGGTAGAAGTGCAACATATAATGAAGTGTATGGTGGTTATTCTAAAGAAAAGTTTAAAGAAATCACTTGTGTCATTAACCGCCTAGAAGAAAGTAAAATTAAGGAAATCATTCAGGATATTGACGAATCTGCCTTTGTTACCGTATATGATGTAGCGGAAGTTAAGGGTGGTAATTTTAGAAAGAATAATATTCACTAGAATTCAAACCTGTAAGATGATAAAATCCCACAAAAAACTAGGTGATTTTTTGTGGGATTTTTCGTTATATACTCTATGTAATATTGATATTACATAATACTTTTAAATGGAGATTATTCAAGCGCACGGATCAATAGTATATCTTTAACCCGCTAAATAATTATATATGATGTTTTTGGTTCATATCTTGATTAATAATAACTGCATTTTTATATATGTTACCCATTTCAGTAAAATTACCTTCTCTAGTTATATACCCATAATCTATCATAAGCTGTTTTACATCACTAGGTAGTTCTATGAAGGCAAGCTTTCCTGCACAAAAGCTTCTAATTATTTTTACTCTTTCATCCATAGTTAGTATCTCCTCCATTTATTTCTATCTTAATTTTACAGTAAAAGGAAACAACTTTCTATATTAATGGGTTATTTACCTTTATTTACCATCGCAACAATTGGATGGACCGTTATTTTTTATTTTTTATATTCAATACAAAAATAATTTTATTCATGTAATAATAATCTATTATCATTTCAAATTGCACAGGGCGATCACCTATGAAGGTTTTCGTCTTTTTTTGTCGAAGTTAAAGATAGGTAGTTGTAGGTATGAATGGAACAAGTGACTCGTACGTTTTTTTTATTAGCATGACTTAGAAGGAGTGGGGATGCCTTATGACTTATGACCATCAAAATAAAAGAATTTCTACTGAAAGGCTAGTACTAAGATTATTTCAAAAATCTGATGCAGAAGCTGTCACTAAACTCTGCAATAATTATAATATTTATAAAAATACATTATACCTACCTTATCCATACACTTTAGAGGATGCTTTAACATGGATTAACCATCATCTTGATCATTTTAATGCTGATAAGTCATATGAATTTGCTATAACAGATAAAGAAACTGGTCGTGTATATGGAGCTATCGCTTTATCTAACAACAAAAAATTTAATAATGGGGAGCTAGCGTATTGGATAGGTGAAGAGTTTTGGGGAAATGGATATGCTACTGAGGCGGCACAGGCTATATTACGATTTGCATTTGATGAAAAGAAATACCATAAAGTATTTGCTCGATACTTTCATTCAAATCAAGCATCAGGAAGGGTTATGCAAAAATTAGGCATGAAAAAGGAAGGGATATTCATTGACCATGTGAAGAAAGAAAATCAATATGTCGACCTAGTATATTACGGAATAATTAACCCTCAAGAATGAACATATATACAAAAAGCTACCTTCCTAAAATTAATCAGGTTTAAGAGTATTCTTTGATTTTTATATGGTTCACGGAAGGGAAAAACACTAATTAGTAGAATGATAAACTAAATTATACATATTAATCTTACCGTAAATGAAAGGGGAGAGTGTAGGATGTTTCCGTTACTAGAAACTGAGAGGCTTAACTTAAGGAGAATTGAAAAAGAAGATGCAGAAGATATCTTTCGTTGTTTTTCAAATTCCGATGTAACTCGTTACTATGGTCAGGAATCCTTTACAAGTTTCGAACAAGCTGAGCAGATCATTGAGATGTTTAATCATAACTTTAAAGAAAGACGCGGAATTAGATGGGGAATGGAATTAAAAGATCAGAAGGGAATCATTGGGTCGATTGGATTCAATGCGTGGGTTCCTAAATATAAAAGAGCTGAAATCGGCTATGAACTGCACCCAGATTTTTGGAGGAAGGGCTATGCATCAGAAGCAGTGAAAGCAGTCGTCGATTATGGATTCAATCATCTGGATTTAAATCGAATTGGTGCAGTAGTATTTTTGGATAATACGGCTTCTAATGATTTATTGATTAAGTTGGGCTTCGAAAAAGAAGGAGTCTTACGAAATTATATTTATCAAAATGGCATTTCATATGACACAAATGTATATTCAT contains:
- the brnQ gene encoding branched-chain amino acid transport system II carrier protein codes for the protein MDNKLSFSNYFIVGVMLFALFFGAGNLIFPAQLGQNAGTNLWPSVIGFLITGVGLPFLGILVMGISGSRDLRELSSRIHPIYGTVFTSLLYLTIGPFFAAPRTGAVAYDIGIAPFFEHGNGHIGLFIFTLLFFAITLWFSLNPAKLVDRVGKILSPGIIILLFILLVMAIVKPMGSIEAPQEAYQNGAFMKGFTEGYNTMDALASLVFGIIVINSIRALGVKTTRGVLGATVKSGTVAIVFLGVIYVGIAYLGATSTERFGLFDTGGPVLGSAASHYFGMTGTVMLSVVILLACLTTSIGLMTACGEYFHTLFPKVSYKLFVTLFTTATFIIANFGLANIINYSIPVLMFLYPLAIVLMLLTFLSPLFNHSRLVYIAATVVTFLISIIDGLKTFFKLFKMDYFGWVSGIIKVYEHYLPFYHEGLGWLLPVLIVILITGVIARFMQYSEVHA
- a CDS encoding GNAT family N-acetyltransferase, producing MLEIRKGTVEDLSIIRQLGIDTYYAHFKDNWENKKEINKFLEKDFSKESLEKSLKMHNIVWLIAYIENEAIGFAKVNFDRKLPNNETRGAELQKIYFLPSSTGKGYGDILLNEAIKLSIHNNQGLLWLEVLKTNHQAKAFYEKKGFNVKTETILKGVNGDMSLWVMIKDLSND
- a CDS encoding GntR family transcriptional regulator; amino-acid sequence: MPIPTDHSKPVRTSAKESAFNQIQQWIIDGTLKPGEKLNDSELAEALGVSRTPIRESLQLLEAQGFVVMYPSKGTQVTEVEKESIKELLPPLAALQALSAELAISNLTDEITNKLEQTNKRFADAIHSDNDFQALKIDEEFHQIIVDAANNSYIDNMVAYLQAHVRRLFFHQSIILTEQSIKEHDTIIQLMKDGNEVAVSNIMRQNWLRAIEEFKSVKKN
- a CDS encoding LysR family transcriptional regulator, coding for MNIHGLRLFHHVATTGSFTKAAELMRISQPAVSSQIKKFEQEIGIILFKPHGRGVLLTEFGKELAEKAQNFFAFEKRIEGFIDNHRHGKAGSIHIAATYLPANFLIPKWAATFKAHNEEINLFIHTTNSQGAFDQLKQFKADIAIYGGGVSERPDEIEWEELLEDELWFVVSPTHPLANQCISLQEMVKEPFIMREEGSSTRERLFSLCQTFQVEPPKIALQFNGLNETIHSVMAGYGANFISSLVVREYVENHQLARVFVQDICVKNKIAICTRKNEKKSLLVSNFIDTCKLSLEKTRA
- a CDS encoding O-methyltransferase — translated: MGANESWNKVDEYFIGKLKLSDPILDHVLRTNRESGIPEIDVSPSQGKFLYLIAKMKGVRNILEIGTLGGYSSIWFARALPESGKVYTLEVNPEFAKIANQNIQYAGYEHKVEVIVGDALDSLPKLKERGVAPFDLIFIDADKTNNPYYLKWAMSMSKSGTLIIADNVVRDGEVTNEISSDERIHGIRQFMDLLANENRIECTSIQTVGSKGYDGFLMGLVK
- a CDS encoding DUF3231 family protein; this translates as MSSPTIPYPNKVDFVEKKSFISLLTGRDRPLSSNEIKHLHYNINTNILGKSLMLGFSQVASSEKIRKYFRDGADLANNQIKSFADHLLKQNLPSPKLMDDHVTDSTTSPFSDKLMMYHASLAGNIALTNMGTALSQMMRHDLAAEIMKLIPVIGKYNNDGLNIMIEHGWFEEPFTATDRKELSKSSSGFNKN
- a CDS encoding DUF3626 domain-containing protein — translated: MVDLTHSQLKAIQHITNYAKNHKEEARAIINHVLKMSNISDQVFEMAVDQLKAQAKIAVHFHPDRPDSTMKLIAESLLEQGKYKSQFETGLSNGSVTAYPGGERDCWEEEVFGGAYHLENSPNNQRPKYGALNVMLHPDGPAPRFGSCYFLLSPGVSQRSTYTYLDSHQNPKEKGTYEEFDMILAGLMEETFTREFAIGERNLTPPRLINHLLSNFENGVINLSQKEASRNLNHYIEAQIHGDISLKEDVEMLVVDPSYQDTPIGEILKTLCSKYSIVLKWHMGFELLVDEVPIDFRGSSMPSLAKRIAKDRYINASTIGAAVMDLKCNPESWSERGTMADVLQELKLLWHVLVRYGHPRKERSKGKINGVASGEIY
- a CDS encoding YitT family protein codes for the protein MNTNKKHKSKKLRLFLRGLIIIIGGFIAAYGLETVLIPNSVSDGGVTGLSIVASKLFGLPLGILIAIINIPFIWLGYQQIGKSFAVYSIIGIASLAVGTSLMHHIPAIIEGDTLLVTVVGGIILGLGMGLALRNGGALDGIDMLAVLLSRKLPFGTSDFILFLNMFVFIFVSTVFGLQGAILSAIAYFIASKVIHIVEVGLSGSKTFKIITTQPELMVETIRDRLGRSATYNEVYGGYSKEKFKEITCVINRLEESKIKEIIQDIDESAFVTVYDVAEVKGGNFRKNNIH
- a CDS encoding GNAT family N-acetyltransferase, which translates into the protein MTYDHQNKRISTERLVLRLFQKSDAEAVTKLCNNYNIYKNTLYLPYPYTLEDALTWINHHLDHFNADKSYEFAITDKETGRVYGAIALSNNKKFNNGELAYWIGEEFWGNGYATEAAQAILRFAFDEKKYHKVFARYFHSNQASGRVMQKLGMKKEGIFIDHVKKENQYVDLVYYGIINPQE
- a CDS encoding GNAT family N-acetyltransferase — protein: MFPLLETERLNLRRIEKEDAEDIFRCFSNSDVTRYYGQESFTSFEQAEQIIEMFNHNFKERRGIRWGMELKDQKGIIGSIGFNAWVPKYKRAEIGYELHPDFWRKGYASEAVKAVVDYGFNHLDLNRIGAVVFLDNTASNDLLIKLGFEKEGVLRNYIYQNGISYDTNVYSLVKNH